In Euphorbia lathyris chromosome 9, ddEupLath1.1, whole genome shotgun sequence, the following are encoded in one genomic region:
- the LOC136207457 gene encoding pentatricopeptide repeat-containing protein At5g15010, mitochondrial has protein sequence MRAFRIICSNSRNFALPARTHIISSLGEPIHRAIATIEATVTNPPSSKFSVAFFSSNFETPTAPKIPQSRDEYSSDSDHSDHDEDDDDYNITQLNLRGDDFVEDVNKIVDISRQLTGNPVEMKNRIDQCGVKVSQELVLEVLSRIRNDWEAAFTFFLWAGKQPGYAHSIREYNSMISVLGKMRKFDTAWALIDEMRGVKTGVSLVTPQTLLILIRRYCAIHDVGRAINTFYAYKRFKFDVGIEEFQSLLSALCRYKNVEDAEHLMFCNRKVFPFNTKSFNIILNGWSNLIGSPREAERVWREMSKRRIAYDVVSYASIISCYSKGGNLYKVLKLYNLMKHMGIEPDRKVYNAVIHALAKGRHEKQAIDLMKTMEEKGIIPNTVTYNSLIKPLCKARKIDEARAGFDEMLQRGCVPTIRTYHAFLRVLRTGEEVFALLEKMRNTGCQPVNDTYIMLIRKFCRWRQFDNVFKIWNAMSESGVGPDRSSYIVLIHGLFLNGNLDAAYEYYVDMKRKGFLPEPKIDELIQTWLSNKQMADSQMIESEGNQLDCNQLGKQNKADSERINHEKSFHGQAETITVARERGFSRRKP, from the coding sequence ATGCGGGCTTTCAGAATTATATGTTCGAATTCAAGAAATTTTGCACTTCCTGCTCGTACCCATATCATATCATCACTTGGAGAGCCAATCCACCGTGCTATAGcaaccattgaagcaactgtgaCGAACCCCCCAAGTTCTAAGTTTTCTGTTGCTTTCTTTTCTTCCAATTTTGAAACCCCGACTGCACCTAAGATTCCTCAAAGCCGAGATGAATATTCTAGTGACAGTGATCACAGTGACCATGACGAAGACGACGACGATTATAATATTACACAATTGAATCTAAGAGGGGATGATTTTGTCGAAGATGTAAACAAAATTGTAGATATATCGCGTCAATTGACTGGGAATCCAGTGGAAATGAAAAACAGGATTGATCAATGTGGCGTTAAGGTCTCACAGGAGCTGGTACTGGAGGTACTGTCGAGAATCAGAAATGATTGGGAGGCGGCGTTTACTTTCTTCCTGTGGGCCGGTAAGCAGCCAGGTTATGCTCATTCAATTCGTGAATATAATTctatgatttctgttcttggTAAAATGAGAAAGTTTGATACAGCTTGGGCATTGATAGATGAGATGAGAGGGGTGAAAACTGGTGTATCTCTCGTTACACCACAGACTTTGCTCATCCTGATTAGGAGATATTGTGCAATTCATGACGTTGGCCGTGCTATAAACACTTTTTATGCGTATAAACGATTTAAATTTGATGTGGGTATTGAGGAGTTTCAGAGTCTTTTATCTGCTCTCTGCCGCTATAAAAATGTAGAGGATGCTGAGCATTTGATGTTCTGTAACAGGAAAGTTTTTCCTTTTAACACAAAGAGTTTCAACATTATTCTCAATGGATGGTCTAATCTGATTGGTAGTCCTCGTGAAGCAGAAAGAGTATGGAGGGAAATGTCCAAGAGGCGAATAGCATATGATGTTGTATCATATGCAAGCATCATATCTTGCTACTCAAAGGGAGGTAATCTTTACAAGGTGCTCAAGCTTTACAACTTGATGAAACATATGGGGATTGAACCGGATAGGAAGGTTTACAATGCTGTTATCCACGCTCTTGCGAAAGGTAGACATGAGAAACAAGCTATTGATCTCATGAAAACAATGGAAGAGAAAGGTATAATCCCTAATACTGTCACTTATAATTCACTTATTAAACCTTTATGCAAGGCAAGGAAAATAGATGAAGCTAGGGCTGGCTTTGATGAGATGTTGCAGCGTGGTTGTGTTCCGACTATAAGGACTTATCATGCATTCCTCCGTGTTCTAAGAACAGGGGAAGAAGTTTTTGCACTCTTAGAAAAAATGAGAAACACAGGCTGCCAGCCAGTTAATGATACCTATATCATGTTGATTAGAAAATTTTGTAGATGGCGCCagtttgataatgtctttaagaTATGGAATGCGATGAGTGAGAGTGGCGTAGGTCCTGATCGTAGCTCCTATATTGTGCTTATACATGGTCTCTTCTTGAATGGAAACTTGGATGCAGCGTATGAATATTATGTAGATATGAAAAGAAAAGGATTTTTGCCTGAACCAAAGATAGATGAGTTGATTCAGACATGGTTATCCAATAAGCAAATGGCTGACTCTCAGATGATAGAATCAGAAGGTAATCAATTGGATTGCAACCAATTAGGCAAGCAAAACAAAGCTGACTCTGAGAGAATTAATCATGAGAAAAGTTTTCATGGACAAGCTGAAACTATAACGGTTGCTAGAGAGCGAGGATTTTCTCGAAGGAAGCCGTAG
- the LOC136206446 gene encoding uncharacterized protein has protein sequence MAASEQPPPLNHTATPPLVPPDGGGLPQMSRPPSPKSYRDAAVDETMEDQPRIPIDLRANGMGKIDFDEGNPFFPNITIALALVQEWSKAWSCALIVKILGRNVGFIALRTRALEIWKPKGKMDMMDLGHGFHLVKFQNPMDREHVVRDGPWMVQGHYLTVRTWSPTFVPSEATVVSTLVWARFPKLPLQYYDEDCLMLIGNSFGKAIRVDRNTAGKARGKFARVGVEIDLSKPLTAQFRLNGSVYHIEYEWLYVACTNCGRYGHTREECPNLSILKSTDAIPQTSTSPSTVSTSSESVGAGLEAGMGKDDHDTTAESVMNQVSHKESTYGEWMIVPKRKYTPRVPRQVVASEKTPSPTTDSSKQNPQGQVQYKKNGSREAKNKGVVLGNGSINKEFTFGASKSSGVAAPKPTFSGPPGFRDLSSHNIFGDLCDEVADASMDVDKAYRGKENGRNPDGSPGSNKRSRAGFGERKWQTSTMKLTSPRSTKGR, from the coding sequence ATGGCCGCCTCCGAGCAGCCCCCTCCTCTGAACCACACTGCCACCCCTCCCCTGGTTCCTCCTGATGGTGGAGGCTTGCCGCAAATGAGTCGCCCACCTTCACCAAAGTCCTACAGAGATGCCGCCGTCGATGAAACGATGGAAGACCAACCTAGAATCCCGATTGACCTAAGAGCAAATGGTATGGGAAAAATTGATTTCGACGAAGGTAATCCCTTTTTTCCTAATATCACTATTGCTCTTGCTTTGGTCCAAGAATGGTCGAAGGCTTGGAGTTGTGCTCTGATTGTGAAGATTTTAGGCCGTAATGTAGGCTTTATTGCCTTGCGTACAAGAGCCTTGGAAATCTGGAAACCAAAAGGCAAGATGGATATGATGGACCTAGGCCACGGGTTCCATTTGGTCAAATTTCAGAATCCTATGGATAGAGAGCATGTTGTCCGTGACGGACCTTGGATGGTTCAAGGTCACTATTTAACCGTTCGTACCTGGTCTCCTACCTTTGTGCCATCTGAAGCTACAGTTGTGTCGACACTTGTGTGGGCCAGGTTCCCCAAGCTTCCCTTGCAGTACTACGATGAAGATTGTCTAATGCTGATAGGTAACTCGTTTGGGAAAGCTATAAGAGTGGATAGGAATACAGCGGGGAAAGCAAGAGGGAAATTCGCGAGAGTTGGAGTTGAAATCGACCTATCAAAGCCTCTAACTGCTCAATTTCGTTTAAATGGCAGTGTCTATCATATCGAGTACGAGTGGTTGTATGTTGCTTGCACCAATTGTGGTCGATACGGACATACTAGAGAGGAATGCCCAAATTTGAGTATCTTGAAGAGTACAGACGCGATACCTCAAACTTCGACTTCGCCTAGTACTGTCTCGACTTCTAGTGAATCCGTTGGTGCCGGTTTGGAGGCAGGAATGGGGAAGGATGATCATGACACTACAGCTGAGTCTGTTATGAATCAGGTTTCTCACAAAGAGTCGACCTATGGTGAGTGGATGATAGTGCCCAAACGGAAATACACACCTCGAGTTCCTAGACAAGTTGTTGCCTCTGAGAAGACCCCAAGCCCCactactgactcttctaagcaAAACCCACAAGGCCAAGTGCAATACAAAAAGAATGGTTCCAGGGAGGCGAAAAACAAAGGTGTCGTTCTTGGAAATGGAAGCATCAACAAGGAGTTTACTTTTGGTGCCTCGAAGTCTAGTGGTGTGGCGGCTCCTAAACCTACTTTTAGTGGCCCCCCTGGCTTTCGTGACCTTAGCTCCCATAATATCTTTGGGGATCTGTGTGATGAAGTTGCCGATGCTTCTATGGATGTCGACAAAGCCTACAGGGGCAAGGAGAATGGTCGTAATCCCGATGGCTCTCCAGGCAGCAATAAGCGAAGTAGAGCTG
- the LOC136206145 gene encoding U-box domain-containing protein 9-like: MASTLPPTVKELKKELHRLVTAILDEEDCSLEFLDEAVKILNAFMQFKLGDSFNSLKLVEDVNVVPNDFKCPISGELMSDPVVISSGQTYDRVSIQENDDGLSETVIIPNFLVREMISRWCKEHGVELPNPASHPDDNVTIDANRSFLNSLIDKLSSSTLSDQIDASKQLRVLTKKNPKTRIILGELTMGITRLVLPLANSDPGSQPDLQENLITAILNISIPDENKAIVAENPLIMPILIDALEVGNMETRSNAAAAFFTLSAIDSNKILIGKSGAFKPLIVLVGKGNQRAAKDAAAAIYNLCIATENREIAVHEGAVRVMFRKMLDGILVDELTTIIAMLANYPQAIAEMLELNAIYYLLRLLRYENTAHNKENFVVILYAICLNERSVLSNIRNEENAYQTISKLAKDGSLRAKRKAEGILKWLDKAVVLTDTT, from the exons atGGCTAGCACTTTGCCGCCTACTGTAAAAGAGTTGAAGAAAGAATTACATAGGCTTGTTACCGCAATTTTGGATGAGGAAGATTGTAGTTTGGAGTTCCTTGATGAAGCCGTAAAGATTTTGAATGCGTTTATGCAATTCAAACTCGGTGATTCTTTTAATTCTTTGAAACTGGTGGAAGATGTCAATGTTGTTCCCAATGATTTCAAATGCCCTATTTCAGGAGAACTCATGTCTGACCCTGTTGTTATCTCTTCTGGCCAG ACTTATGATCGAGTATCCATCCAGGAAAATGATGATGGCCTCTCTGAAACTGTCATTATCCCCAATTTTTTGGTGAGAGAAATGATTTCGAGATGGTGCAAGGAACATGGGGTTGAGCTCCCAAATCCTGCTTCACATCCTGATGACAATGTCACTATCGATGCCAACAGAAGCTTCTTGAATTCATTGATTGACAAGCTGTCTTCCTCTACCCTTTCTGATCAAATTGATGCTTCTAAACAGCTTCGAGTGTTAACGAAAAAGAACCCCAAAACTCGGATCATACTGGGCGAGTTGACTATGGGCATTACCAGACTAGTCCTCCCATTGGCTAACAGTGACCCCGGTTCTCAGCCTGATCTCCAAGAAAATTTGATTACTGCCATCTTAAACATCTCAATTCCTGATGAGAATAAGGCAATAGTTGCAGAAAATCCCCTTATTATGCCTATACTAATTGATGCTTTGGAAGTTGGAAACATGGAAACAAGAAGCAATGCTGCTGCTGCATTTTTTACCCTTTCAGCTATCGATTCGAACAAAATTCTTATTGGAAAATCCGGTGCTTTCAAGCCTCTGATTGTTCTTGTAGGGAAAGGAAATCAAAGAGCTGCTAAGGATGCTGCAGCTGCAATATACAACCTCTGCATTGCCACAGAGAATCGAGAGATCGCAGTGCACGAAGGGGCAGTCCGGGTGATGTTCAGGAAGATGTTGGATGGGATACTCGTGGATGAGTTGACGACAATTATTGCTATGCTTGCGAACTATCCACAGGCAATCGCTGAAATGCTGGAACTAAATGCGATATATTATTTGCTGAGACTTTTGCGGTACGAAAATACTGCACACAACAAGGAGAATTTTGTGGTAATCTTGTATGCAATCTGTTTGAATGAGCGGAGTGTATTGAGCAATATCAGGAATGAGGAAAATGCGTATCAAACAATATCAAAACTTGCAAAAGACGGTTCATTGAGAGCGAAACGGAAGGCGGAAGGTATCCTAAAGTGGCTTGACAAAGCAGTTGTACTTACTGATACGACATGA
- the LOC136205760 gene encoding U11/U12 small nuclear ribonucleoprotein 48 kDa protein produces the protein MNPSSTSYPFPHPPQNPPFFFHSLPQPPPLPQIPPPTAPDLFTSLSSLTHLLSLSHKALSSLLPSANPQNANFVSCLNNPHHLFPPESLFLHSLRCPSPLFEDLTSLLDSLHYPRTLNPQNPSKNIVIQDSGGELCVSIDCYYNEFASNFFYQDCPGVVNFNRFDNANRSFVLPSVLSVECANGSGSSCEGDFKGFDETEFRILPSDLWAIRREVEGWVDFPFMNSYAVFCAILQLNMIKWSDLNMWVISSSPRYGVVIDVYMRDHISVLFSLCLKAIRKEALSFLTGGVDKKHLNFHCPIQGQVLQWVASQLSVLYGEMHAKCFVIHIFKQCILEVANRVLFPLGSNLKQTAKELDANGNKLRDVELNERFETSLHCKVGPEVDERFDGKVIFVSQVAASVAALHERSLLEAKIKRLREFQPVPRYQLMNEHNYVSKRADEMRNTRSDYRAIIDHDGLPRKPSTNQETGKLKTRQELLAEERDYKRRRMSYRGKKLKRTALQVMRDIIDEYTEEIKQAGGIGCFEKGAKEEEISSETPFFSDVTRDDELGNSSRKSSEATRARPNYQKQLQSDSTTSKNAATHDYDEQGWGHRRHQLEYQSSSRDRHVRDNYSGSPERHRSRGSSHDQKSHRGKHDAESTGARHHERKSSSKSNYQHDKSYYSVNSTGQKDENLDGRHRDLRNLHGKHNLKIQKNNAFEDRYDPAESHESYGNDVDTVNK, from the exons ATGAATCCATCCTCAACATCATATCCCTTCCCTCACCCCCCTCAAAACCCTCCTTTCTTCTTTCACTCTCTTCCCCAACCGCCTCCACTTCCGCAAATTCCTCCCCCTACAGCTCCCGATTTATTTACCTCACTTTCTTCTCTTACTCATCTCCTCTCTCTTTCTCACAAAGCCCTCTCTTCTCTCCTACCTTCTGCTAATCCTCAAAATGCCAATTTTGTTTCCTGCCTCAACAATCCCCACCACCTCTTTCCCCCAGAGTCTCTCTTTCTTCACTCTCTTCGCTGCCCATCTCCTCTCTTTGAAGACCTCACTTCTCTACTTGATTCTCTCCATTACCCAAGAACATTAAACCCCCAAAATCCCTCCAAGAATATCGTTATTCAGGACTCCGGCGGTGAATTGTGCGTTTCAATTGATTGTTATTACAATGAGTTCGCTTCCAATTTCTTTTATCAAGATTGCCCAGGTGTTGTGAACTTCAATCGCTTCGATAATGCTAATAGATCGTTTGTATTACCTAGTGTTTTATCAGTAGAATGCGCTAATGGCAGTGGTAGTAGTTGTGAGGGAGATTTTAAGGGTTTTGATGAAACTGAGTTCAGAATTTTGCCGTCAGATTTGTGGGCAATTAGGAGAGAAGTTGAAGGTTGGGTTGATTTTCCTTTCATGAATTCGTATGCTGTTTTTTGTGCTATTTTGCAGTTAAATATGATTAAATGGAGTGATTTAAATATGTGGGTTATTTCCAGTTCTCCACGATATGGGGTAGTGATTGATGTGTACATGCGGGATCATATATCTGTGCTTTTTAGTCTTTGTCTAAAGGCAATTAGAAAAGAAGCCTTGAGCTTTCTGACTGGTGGAGTAGATAAGAAACATTTGAATTTTCATTGTCCTATTCAAGGTCAAGTTCTTCAATGGGTTGCTTCTCAGCTTTCTGTTTTGTATGGTGAAATGCATGCAAAGTGCTTTGTGATTCACATTTTTAAGCAATGCATATTAGAGGTTGCCAACAGGGTTTTGTTCCCCTTGGGGTCTAATTTGAAACAAACAGCAAAAGAGTTGGACGCAAACGGGAATAAATTACGAGATGTTGAACTTAATGAGCGTTTTGAAACAAGTCTTCACTGTAAAGTAGGCCCTGAAGTGGATGAAAGGTTTGATGGAAAGGTGATTTTTGTATCACAAGTTGCAGCATCAGTTGCAGCATTGCATGAACGGTCCCTACTAGAAGCAAAGATAAAGAGATTGCGAGAGTTTCAACCAGTACCAAGATACCAACT GATGAATGAGCATAATTATGTTTCAAAAAGAGCAGATGAGATGCGCAATACACGTTCAGACTACAGAGCTATTATCGACCATGACGGCCTTCCACGAAAGCCATCAACTAATCAG GAAACAGGCAAATTGAAGACAAGACAGGAGTTATTGGCTGAAGAAAGGGATTACAAGCGCCGAAGGATGTCGTATCGTGGGAAGAAGTTGAAAAGGACAGCTCTGCAG GTGATGCGGGATATAATAGATGAGTACACAGAGGAAATCAAGCAAGCTGGAGGAATTGGTTGCTTTGAGAAGGGAGCCAAAGAGGAAGAGATTTCTTCTGAAACACCATTTTTCTCTGATGTTACTAGAGATGATGAATTAGGAAATAGCAGTAGGAAGTCTTCCGAAGCAACAAGAGCTAGACCTAATTACCAAAAGCAATTGCAATCAGATTCTACCACCTCCAAAAATGCCGCAACTCATGATTATGATGAACAGGGATGGGGCCATCGCAGGCACCAGTTAGAATATCAAAGTAGTAGTCGAGATAGACATGTTAGAGATAACTATTCTGGGAGCCCAGAAAGACACAGAAGTCGTGGCTCTTCGCATGATCAGAAAAGCCACCGAGGAAAACATGATGCAGAATCAACCGGTGCCAGGCATCATGAAAGAAAATCCTCTAGCAAGTCCAACTATCAACATGACAAGTCATATTATTCTGTTAATTCCACTGGACAAAAGGATGAAAACTTGGATGGTAGGCACAGGGATCTAAGAAACTTACATGGAAAACATAATCTAAAGATTCAAAAGAATAATGCATTTGAAGATAGATATGATCCTGCAGAATCCCATGAGTCTTATGGAAATGATGTGGATACTGTTAACAAGTGA